In a single window of the Mucilaginibacter defluvii genome:
- a CDS encoding AsmA-like C-terminal region-containing protein — protein MPKWFKITLKVAGGIIALILLLFIAATLYITFNKQKVLTLITQTVNKSIDGKLVIGELDPTFFSAFPNVAVSLKNVSLKDNQWQKHKHTLLQAGDVEVAVNALSLIGGSVNIQKISINNASIDFFTDSTGYSNTAVFKKGKPKPEDVKKEKDDDEGAAAIIKRIDLNNVAFALNNQKANKLFSFYVNSLKGKVDYPSEGWKAKINLDTKVKSLAFNTKRGSFLKDKQLRGPFDIQYTEKDGVINVAPNTLNIGEDPFIIGAKFETAKDPVKFTINIKVDELLWKHAADLLAPNISAKLNMFAISKPLEVTTSLVGDFGGGGDPAINVRCKVSDATLKTPGGVMNNCSFNGMFTNGYEKAKELGDENSAIGLYNFTGNYKGMPFTMDTATIVNLIKPIASGAFRSKFDVAKLNNVFDGDPLRFNKGTADLNLHYKADIVDYQLNKPVFRGAINVKNADLTYVPRGLNFKNSSLSLYFTDNDLLFKNIRLQSGRSIVNMDGRVKNFLNLYYKDPEKMVLTWYVRSPQMYLGEFLSFLNKKVNVRKKPVKRTNNGNLADQLNDVFEKASAELHMLVEKVYYKKFLATDAIASAELTDNGVTINSISLKHAGGSLNISGHVTQNGPYNSFDIKSKVYNVNISTFFYSFDNFGLSSLTNKNLTGYLSSNASVTGRITNDGSLVPRSMFGTLAFDLKNGALKSFAPIKSVGKFAFPFRDLDNITFQQLNGTFDLRGEKINIRPMQISSSVLNIDLAGVYSLGTGTNIAIEVPLRNPKDDYKITDPEERRKKRMKGIVLHLLATDGDDGKIKIKLNKNRKKDKDKDDEDNKEKEAK, from the coding sequence ATGCCTAAATGGTTTAAAATCACCCTGAAAGTAGCGGGCGGAATAATAGCGCTTATATTGCTTTTATTTATTGCCGCCACCCTTTATATCACCTTTAACAAGCAAAAGGTTTTAACGCTTATTACCCAAACCGTTAATAAAAGCATTGATGGCAAGCTGGTAATTGGTGAGCTCGACCCAACTTTTTTTTCGGCGTTTCCTAATGTTGCAGTGTCATTAAAGAATGTATCCCTGAAAGATAATCAATGGCAAAAGCATAAGCATACGCTGCTACAGGCGGGCGATGTTGAAGTGGCAGTAAACGCCTTGTCACTGATTGGCGGCAGCGTTAATATTCAGAAAATCAGCATAAACAATGCCTCAATAGACTTTTTTACTGATAGCACCGGCTATAGCAATACCGCAGTGTTTAAAAAAGGCAAGCCTAAACCTGAGGATGTTAAAAAAGAAAAAGATGACGATGAAGGTGCGGCGGCAATCATTAAACGGATTGACCTGAATAACGTAGCCTTTGCGCTTAACAATCAAAAAGCCAACAAATTATTTAGTTTTTACGTCAACTCCCTAAAAGGTAAAGTTGACTATCCGAGCGAGGGCTGGAAAGCTAAGATTAACCTGGATACCAAAGTAAAAAGCCTGGCCTTTAACACCAAACGGGGTAGCTTTTTAAAGGACAAACAATTGCGCGGACCGTTCGATATTCAGTACACTGAAAAGGATGGCGTTATAAATGTAGCACCCAACACTTTAAATATTGGTGAAGACCCTTTTATCATCGGTGCAAAGTTTGAAACGGCTAAAGATCCGGTTAAATTCACGATCAACATAAAGGTTGATGAACTGCTGTGGAAACACGCAGCCGACCTGCTGGCTCCTAACATTTCAGCCAAGCTTAATATGTTTGCTATATCAAAACCATTGGAAGTGACTACATCATTGGTTGGTGATTTTGGCGGTGGCGGTGATCCGGCCATTAACGTACGCTGTAAGGTTAGTGATGCTACATTAAAAACACCGGGCGGTGTAATGAATAATTGCAGTTTTAACGGCATGTTTACTAATGGCTACGAAAAGGCTAAAGAGTTAGGCGACGAAAATTCAGCCATCGGCTTATACAATTTTACCGGCAATTATAAGGGAATGCCTTTTACTATGGATACGGCTACCATTGTAAACCTAATTAAGCCAATAGCCTCGGGAGCATTCCGCTCAAAGTTTGATGTGGCTAAGCTGAACAATGTGTTTGATGGTGATCCGCTTAGATTTAATAAAGGTACTGCCGACCTGAATTTACATTATAAGGCAGATATTGTAGATTATCAGCTTAATAAACCTGTATTCAGAGGAGCCATCAATGTAAAGAATGCCGACCTGACGTATGTGCCGCGTGGCCTTAATTTCAAAAACTCTTCCTTGTCATTATACTTTACTGATAACGATTTGCTTTTCAAAAACATTCGTTTGCAAAGCGGGCGCAGTATTGTGAATATGGATGGACGGGTAAAAAACTTTTTGAACCTGTATTATAAAGACCCGGAAAAGATGGTGCTGACCTGGTATGTGCGCAGTCCGCAAATGTACCTGGGCGAGTTTTTGAGCTTTTTAAATAAAAAGGTCAACGTGCGCAAAAAGCCTGTAAAGCGCACCAACAACGGCAACCTGGCCGACCAGTTAAATGACGTTTTTGAAAAAGCCAGTGCCGAGCTGCACATGCTGGTTGAAAAGGTATATTACAAGAAATTTTTGGCGACGGATGCCATTGCCAGTGCCGAACTTACCGACAATGGCGTTACCATTAACAGCATCAGCCTTAAACATGCGGGTGGCTCACTTAATATCAGCGGGCATGTAACACAAAACGGCCCATACAATTCATTCGATATTAAAAGCAAGGTGTACAATGTAAATATCAGCACCTTCTTTTACTCGTTTGATAACTTTGGGCTAAGCAGCCTTACCAATAAAAACCTTACCGGTTACTTATCTTCAAACGCAAGTGTAACCGGGCGTATTACTAATGACGGTAGCTTGGTACCACGATCAATGTTTGGCACTCTGGCCTTTGATCTTAAAAATGGCGCTTTAAAATCATTCGCGCCCATAAAAAGTGTGGGTAAATTTGCGTTCCCGTTCCGCGATCTGGATAACATTACCTTTCAACAGCTGAACGGCACGTTTGATCTGCGGGGCGAAAAGATTAACATCCGGCCGATGCAGATCAGTTCGAGCGTATTAAATATCGACTTAGCAGGTGTTTACTCACTGGGTACGGGTACAAACATTGCCATTGAGGTGCCCTTGCGTAACCCTAAGGACGATTACAAAATAACCGATCCGGAAGAGCGACGTAAAAAACGCATGAAGGGCATTGTGCTGCACCTGCTGGCAACTGACGGCGACGACGGCAAGATCAAGATCAAACTGAACAAAAACCGTAAGAAAGACAAGGATAAAGACGACGAGGACAACAAAGAGAAAGAAGCTAAATAG